GTTTGGGCAACATAATAGATTTCAATAATCAAAGGGGTCTCATGCTAGAGAGCCCAAACCAGAGTGAGTACAGAGACAGGCTTTGACTAGAGAGTGTATAGCCCAGTTGAAGTTCTTTGAAAATAAGAAAAACGACAGAAAACTAAGGAAGAAGATAACGAAGAGACGCCGGAGAGAACTCCAAAGAGTTCAATAGGGCAACTGTTCGTCGAGATTGCTCCAATGAGCTCTTGATAATCTGATCAAAGCCAGATCTTTGTGTAGCCGAGAGAAGCAGCGTGAAGCTAGTTGACATGTATTGGTGTTTATAGACATACAAATGCGATACAGTATGTATATTATTTTGTCCTCGGTTCCATTTTCCATATGCATGTTTGGAAAATTTGACCAAAACCCTTACTCGAGAACAGAATCTACAAGTTAGAATTTAAGAATAAACCTAAAATATGAGATATATTTGTAATTGAGTTATATTATAATTTCTAGTTTTCCATATTCAAATTTTTTATTTAGTTCGAATAGTTTATATTCGTTCCACTACTTAATTTAGCGCGCAGAGACATGTAATTAAGTTAACCGACGAAAAATATGTAGATGCATGGTCGTAGAAACTAATAGAGAACTTCCTTTCATTCACGTGAAATCATTATTCAACAAGACTTGCAAGTTCTAGAGTTAACGTCGAGAAGAGTGGAGCTTACGTCAACCTAAGTCCATTGGTGGGTTCATAATTAGGCATAGGCGTTTGGGTACCCGTTCGGGTTCGGATCGGGTTTTTTGGATTTACGGTCTTAGGTCTCATACTAAAATTTTATTAGTACGGGCCGAGTTCGGATAATAACACTTTAGGTTCGGTTCAAAATTGTATTGCATCATAAAACCCGTAAAGTAACCATATATCGTTCGGATTCGGGTTATATCGGTTCAGTTCGAATATAAACAGAGTAAAAAATAAAAATTTAAAACAAAACATAAAGGAAAACCTCTAAATTAAATAAAAATCAATCTATCACACATAAATTTGATAAAATAACCGTAAAATGTTAAATCAAACATGAAAAAAATCATTTGTAAACAATATGCATTACCTTATAGAGAATAGACTTGTTATTTCAATGAGCAAATTATAAAGTAATTATTTATAACTAATTGTGTACTTAGAGCATTTATTAAAATTTTAATATTAATTTCTATATATCATATCACCACAAATATTGAATCTTATAACTGAAACACTTATATATATATATATATATATATATATATATTTCAAAATATTTATATTGACTATTAATTTCGGATTTTTCGGGTTATTCGTTCGGGTTTGGTTGATAACACTTCGGGTTTGAATATTTTTTGTATCACTTTATAAAACCTGTTTGAGTATTTTTACATTTCGGATCGGATAACGGATCGAGTTCGGTTTCGGATTTCGGGTTCCTGATTTTATGCCGAGGCCTAGTTCATATCATAGGAAGATTCCAAAATAAACCTTTTTATGTGCATATGAGACGGTGGCGGGAAGCTTGAAGAAGCAAAACGGTCCCATGCGACGCCGTATCGGAGCAGCTACCTTTCTCCGCCATAGAATAGAATAAATGTGGTCCATTAGTCTGTTTCGTTTCTGTGGTTTCTATAATAACACATCAAATCCAAATGCTTAATATGGTATGACGTCTAACAACTATGCTACTTGAATTGTCATTAAATACGTGGTAGATTTCTGTCTTCTAATTTATAAACTTGTAACTTTGTGTTGATTAGTATCTATCTTGGAAGTTTTTTCATAGCGTCTTTTAATCCTATGTTTGATATTTGATTCATCAAAATAATTACCGAAATTGAGTTCTAATATATAAATGATCAATTCATTTCAGATTTGAATTAAATGTTCATAAACTTTGATATAATAATCTTAAGAAATAAACATTTTCGACTCAAAGGAAACAAAACCTAAATGTCAAGCCCTGCTTTTGAGTTAAGTCATGAGATGGTAATATCAATGTATATATGCATCTTAATGAAATTAAAGTTCTGCCGGCCAACTTTAAATTGATTTGAGAATATGTTAAACAGGAAACATGTTAAAATATTGAAATTCATTGAGAAAAGAAATCCAAAGCTAGCTAAAAAGGCGATATAGTTGTCAATAATTTATTTTGGCTGTAGAGTATGAATTGAAGAGCCCCCACACCATCGTTCCTTTGATAATAACTTCATACCTACCGTACGTACCAGTGTGTTTATAGTTATAGTCTTGAGTTAAGATCATACAAAATCATAATTTGTTAGGTCTGATTTTGTCTTAATAACGAAGGGGATTGTAAGTACTCCTACACATTATTATTGTCCTTTTGTAGATAGCAAGTACTTCTTCACAAGAATACACCTTCATACTCTTTATATATTCACTTCAACTCTCACAACTTTCACAATATCTTTTAGTATCTCTCATTTCTCCATCTTTTTTTTCTTCCCATGCCCAAACAAGAAGAAGCTTTCTTCTCCCGACACTCTCTTCCGGATTCAGAACATCTTAATCACCGATGGAAACCGTTAAGACCTCCAGGTTCATCACCGAGGTGACTCCCGCTAAGTTGATATCTGCGACGAGAGAGCCATTCAAGAACATGTTGACCACAATCTCCGAGGAAGATTTCGACTTTGAAGAGTTAGTCAGAGCCACCGCAGAGAGACTCTCTTCGTCGTGTCCAGGCTTCTCCTCCTGGTCTCTTGGTCACTACGCCAAGACCAACACACTCTCTTCTTGTTAGACCATCACATTTTTTCTTTACTTTTCAATAAGATGAAGACCTAAAAAATCATGCGTTTCTTCGCCAGAATCTATTTGTAGTCTCTCAGCATCAGAGCTGTTTGCTTAATTTTATATTTCTTTTGGCTTCATTTTCAGTTGTTACATTTTTGATCGATCTTTCTACGTACTACCAACAAACAATCCATTTATTTTTGTTATTACACAAAATCAAAACTAAAGCCAAGAATGCTCATATCTTAGTCTACACTGGACTAAACTATGTACGTTGTGTAAATCATCCATAGTGGAGAAAAAAGTTCAGAGAAAGCACAAAATATTATACAGTATGAGATCTTTTTTTTTCCCGTTAATTACTTGTTACTCTCTTCCAAAAACGTAACAATAATAAAAATTAAATTCACTTTTCACCCTCACAGGAAAAAAAAAAATATCCGTCCGTTCTCTCTGTATCTCACACAACCAACGGGAGCGATGTGATGAAAATGAGGACTTAAGCGCGTGTAGAGGGACCAAATTGAGACTTTTAACCGGTTAAGCAAACCATGAATGGTTCACGAGTATTTCTTCTTGCCAATTTTCCGGAGCCGGTTTACAAGATGCGCTTTCAATTCATCTGGAAACTGAAGGGAACTTGATTTTACATCTCCTATCAACCTCCTCCTGCACAGGGTCCAACTGTTAAGTCACGGAATGAGTTCTAAGAAAACAGGAAGCTACAAGAAGTCAGAATCCTATATGTGAAAGTTCCAGCTAAGTATAACATAGAAGTTAGAGAACAGAAACAATGTCGGGTTTCACACTTTCACTTACTTTAAGTCGTTGCTATCTTCACCATCTCCTCCTGATTGCTCTGAACACAATCTCTTCTTGGCACGCATGGAGGAGTGTACTTGATCATACCATCCGCATGTCCGTAGAAATGAGGACGCGTCTTTCTTCAGGCTGAGGAAAATATGCAAACACATCCTATGTTAGTTACTTCATCAGAGACAAGAGGAAGTTATTAAGAAGAGGCATAAACCGAAGTTACCTCTCTTTAATTGCTTCAAGTTCATGCCGAGACGGTTCGTCTTTTCTAAGCAAAATGCAGGGGTCTTTCTTTGTCGAAGGGGCCAAGACTTTGGACTGGGTTGTGCTAACACCGTCCTTTTCAATTTCCTGGTGATCAGTTTCATTTTGTGAACCATCATTACTCTTCCATGGATGAAGCAAGTTATCTTTGTGATGATCACCCCCATTGCTGGAGCCGTTAGGCTCATGGGGATGCAATTTCACTTCATTGTTATGACTACTACTACCTTGTGCACTGCCGTTTTCTTCAACTCCACTGTCACCATTTTCAGTACCGAACTTCATCTCAGAACACGTGTAAACCTTCATTGCCGAAACGGATCCAATATTCTCTTTATCCGAATCTAGAGCTATGTCCTGAACTTGGCAGCCATTGACAGTAGGAGTGACCCTTTTGGAACCAAGGTTGACAGAAGTACTGATATTTGCATGCGGCTTCAACGGAGCCTTTTCAACTCTGGGAGGAACAGTGTTGCTCTTGTGAAGGGACTGCTCTGCTCGTGGTTTCATGTTAAGCATTGGGACGAATAAACTTATGGGGCTTTGAAGAAGACATGTTATTATCTTTATGGAAGTTGGACTGCTCGGCTCGTGGATTCATGTTGACATTATTAAGGGGACCAATAAACTTCCGGGGCTTTGACGTCTCACAGCCATTACCATCACGAGAAGTAGTCCCACTGGATATTACCAGAGTTTTAGCAGATGCCGGTCTCTGGTTGGAACGGCTAAAAAATAGAATATAAGCTTTCTCCGACAAAACCTCTTGCAAGGTGGAGATCGAGACGAACGAATCATTACAGCAATACCATCGGCCCAAAGGATCCTACATAAGGCAGTTAAAAACAAAGTCAACAAGCAGTTCAAGAGTTAGTGTTGCTACTTGCTAGAAAACCGAAAAGCAACAAAACAAACCTTAACGTATGCATAATAGTGCCCTGATTCAGGAGAAATTCCAGAATGCACAATGATCCCAAAAAGCTTGTACTCTGGTTGAGGGTCCTAAAGTGTTTTTAACAGTCCACCGATTAATAAAAGGAGCTTGGAAGTTCACTTACATTGGCACTATGAAAAACTTCACAAGCTAAAGTACCATCATGATATAATTTCAAAGATTTGAAATAACAGAAAGATACAACAAACTTGAAATATAGTTGAAAGTGTCCGCATCTTGTACCTTGCTTGCTTTACTCATGAAGGTGGAGAGAACCAAAATCTCACCAAATGTAATGGGCTTATCAATCTTCCCACCAAAAATTCCCTCAAATCTCTGATATATTTTTTTACCAAACAACATTTAATATATGCCTACTTAGAATAACACTCAACAGAAACACACTATACTTACTTTCAATTGGACAACAAGAATATTAGGGGCTTGAAGTAATGACATCTGCTTCCTCGCGGTCACCAGTTTCTTACAACTAAACAAATAAAAAAAGTATGTTAGAAAAAGAAAATATAAACTAAAACATTCTGAAACAAAGACCACTACTAGTCATACCACTCACCTTTCGCATTTATATTTATTGTTGCCATCTAAAATCTCTGGCTGAAAGAACTTTTGCATCGATTCCTTCACCGAGTTACTATGCAAAATCCCAAGACTAATATCCATAATCTCATCCACCTTACTAGACTCCGCACCGCATGGCAAACACTTCACCTGGCTCTGCAGCGCACCACCAAAAATCTCCTTCACAACAGTATTCTCTTCACTAGACTCGGCACCGACACCTTTTGGTCGAAACTTCTTCAGACGGAGAGACGCATTGTGGCATGCATCAAGCAGATACCGCAAGAACTCATGAGCATCCTCTTGACGCCCCAATTTAAAATGCTCGGCAAAAACTTTGAGGCAGTTTAAAATCCTGTTAGGTGCATCGGTAGCTTGATCTATACTAAGAGACCTTGCTATTCTTTTCTCAACTAAGCAAAAAGGACAGTCCCGTTTCCTCTCCCCATTCACATATGAGTCGCCTATCAAATTCGAACATAGAGAAAAAGCTTAACAACAAATGAAAAATAACGAAACAAAAAGCTTGTAAATAGTATATGCACATGGATTAAAAAAAATCGATTTCGTTGGTTTGGTGGTAACTGACGAGGGAAGAGTCCAGAGACCCCACCCACCCCAACAACAAACCCGTATTTACTTTTATATTATACTTTATCATTATTAAAAATATTTTTTCTGAATATTTTGTTTCTTTTTAATTTTATGTTTTCTTTATTTACTTAATATATCCATAATTAAAATACCCAAGAAAATCTGAATTCTCATTTTTAAGATTATTTAAAATAATTTCAATTTACCTTTCAAAAATCTGAGGCATATAATTATTTAAAATTTTAATTATTGTAAATACTTATATTCGTTCATGAGCTTACAAAAATTTATCTTTTATACTTATGTATGTAATTTTCTACTGATCATCTCTTTATTTTTTATATCTTTTAAAAATCAACATATAATATTGTTAAATATTATGAAAATACATGTATATTTATGCGAGAAATAAAATTAATTTGATTTGACTTAATTATACTTGAGTTTAAATTTGAAAGAATATATATGTAACCCAATATACTCACATGAGTGACTCGACTATTCTAACTTATATCCAAAATCAAAGAAATCTATTTATTTTTATACATATAAATTACATGATGACTCAAAACATATTAATAAATAAAAATAAATATTAACTAATTGTTATAATATAGTTTTTATATATATGCATGAGACTTCAAAATATTATTGTTATTTTTATTTATGTAATTTTGAACACTTCAATTTATTTTTTATTTAATTCTAAGCACAATAAATATTATGTTATACATAATCTTACAGTAATATATTTACTTATCTAAGAAAACAACCGGTCTAAATGCAAATAAGAATTTAATCAAAATTAACTATACTAGAATAAAATATTATAGTTGAATTCGGAGAAATAGATGCAATACAATATACCCAAGTGATAAACAAATCGATTGTTGACCCAAAAACCAACCAAACCGATTAGATATAACTTATCCAAAATCATATATATAATTAAAATAATATAATATTATTAATATAAATTATACGTATAAATTAAAAAAAATTATTTAAAACCAAAATTAAATATCAATTAAGTATAATAAATTAACTTTATAAAAATTTATACCCGTGCATGAGCACGGGAGAATCACCTAGCTATGAAAAAATTACAATTCGACAATCGACAATACTAGGATCTACGCTTAACTGCATCACTTGAGCCGTCCTATAAAGATCCACGTCTGGCCAGATTTATTGGTACCGTAAGATTCCTTGTAAACATTTTTTTCATAGTCTGCATAATTGTCTAATAAATCGTTTTTGCCGTGAAATGAAACCTGAACCGCCTGTAATGTGCAATCCACAAAAAAATTGCATAGCCTGAGATTCAAACCCCAGATCTAGTTATAAAAAACCTTTAAAACTCTATATTTGTTAATATATATCGAAAACAAATTTATAATTTATATCAAAAATCTCGACCAAATCGAAATGCATAATAGTTTTTGGAAAATCCAGAAATAACTAAAATTTCTCAATTTTTAATCCCATATCTAGTTTTAAAATACTTTTGGAGATTTTGGTAGTTTTATACTAGGTTTTTGGTTGATTCATATACTTTCATTAATTTGAGTAGCTTTTTACTGAAAATTTCAAACAATTTATTAATATTTTAAAACTATTTTTCAGATTATTCGATAATTTTGATTTTTTGAATAATTTGGATATTGGATAAATTTTAATCTAGAAACAAACCAACCTCGATCTGAAATTTAAAAATAACCTAAATTTATGGGTATGATATTGATAATCTGAAATCCGAAAAAGGGTGCCTAGACGATAGACCCATCATCAAAAAGAAAGAAAAACAATTGGCTTCTGAAATTGTTATCCTTCCCTCGAGATTGTGAACGATAATACGAAAGAGAAGTTAAGAAACACACAAGTTGCTTGTGGATCAGACACAGACCCATCTGATCTTTGGCCGTATCTCTTCATCCATTCTTCACCTCCAGCTCCTCATCCATATATTATCTTCCCCACTTGTCAACTATTCTTACACTGTACCAAATTAAAACATGACAAGTATTTAACATTTAACTAAATATAAAACGTTTGGATATATAATATAAGCTCTCGTTACAGTCACCCTTCATCTCTCGAGAGCTTCATTCCCATCCCATCAAAAGGTAAGTGAGATTATGTGTTCAAGCCACAGAGAGAGACTTGTGTCTGAAACTCAAAGCCTTTTTACTCTTTTGACAGATTAGCATCAGAAGATGGAGATCACAAACGTTATCGAGTATGAAGCGATCGCAAAGGAGAAGTTGCCTAAGATGGTATACGACTACTATGCGTCTGGTGCAGAAGACCAATGGACTCTTAAAGAAAACAGAAACGCTTTTGCAAGGATCCTGTGAGTTTTTCTTTTCTTCTTAAGATAATATACTCTTTTTGTTATATGGTTTCACAAGAGATGTGATTTGATATATAACATAACTTTGATATGTTGTAACAGCTTTCGGCCTAGGATTCTGATAGACGTGAGCAAGATTGATATGACAACAACCGTCTTGGGTTTCAAGATTTCTATGCCAATCATGGTTGCTCCTACTGCCATGCAAAAGATGGCTCACCCGGAAGGTACAAAGACTCATAGAAACCGAGTTATGTAGAGAATGAAAACTTGCTTTAGTATTAAGAATTGTTCTAATGGAAACTAATACAGGGGAATATGCTACGGCTAGAGCTGCGTCTGCTGCTGGAACTATCATGGTATATTATAATATTGTCACAATATTTTCATCTAAAGCATGACTATTGAACTTTTTGGTGTTATTAGTTTCATTAGCCATCATCCATGCATCAACCATGTCTCTGGTTTGAAGTATTTTCTTCCATGATGTTTTAGACCCTCTCTTCATGGGCTACTTCCAGCGTCGAAGAAGTTGCTTCCACTGGTCCAGGGATCCGATTCTTCCAGCTCTATGTAAGTTTATCTAAACAGTTTGTTGTACAATCACCGCATATAGGGATTTAAATGCTGAAAATACTGGTCATGTTTGATGGCTCACGCGTTATGATTGTTCTGTGTAGGTATACAAGAACAGGAAAGTAGTTGAGCAGCTCGTGAGAAGAGCTGAGAAAGCTGGGTTCAAAGCCATTGCTCTCACTGTAGACACCCCAAGGCTAGGTCGCAGAGAGTCTGATATCAAGAACAGGTAAAGCCGTGTCCATTCCAGTGTCATAAGAGTTTGATTGGATTCAAAAATGTAAACAGATAGCTAGAAAATGTAGAGTAACTATGTGTGTTCTACTCCTATAGATTCACTTTGCCTCCAAACTTGACATTGAAGAACTTTGAAGGTCTTGACCTTGGAAAAATGGACGAGGTAAGAATCCATCAGATCATATCCTGTAATATAGTCTGAATACAGGCAATGATCTACTAATATTTTCTTGAACTTGTTATGGTTATTACCTGCAGGCCAATGACTCTGGCTTGGCTTCATATGTTGCTGGTCAAATTGACCGTACCTTGAGCTGGAAGGTACAAGGATACAACAAATCATAAGATAGTATAGCAACACCTGAGTAGTTGGAATCATAAACTTGATCCAGACTTAACTAACTTTCATGTACGCCAACAGGATGTGCAGTGGCTCCAGACAATCACCAGCATGCCAATACTTGTCAAGGGTGTTCTTACGGGAGAAGATGGTGAGTTACAATCTGACAAATAAATGTTTTTCTATCATTTAGTTTCATAAAGAATATTTCACCAAATCCACTTTTATTGTCCCTTGTGCAGCAAGGATAGCAATTCAAGCTGGAGCAGCAGGGATCATTGTGTCAAACCATGGAGCTCGCCAGCTTGACTATGTCCCAGCCACAATCTCAGCACTTGAAGAGGTAGAGATCATTCTCAACTTAAAACATCAATTTGTGTTGTCAAGAAGTATCAATGTTATTCTTATGCGTTCAGGTTGTTAAAGCGACACAAGGACGAGTTCCTGTCTTCTTAGATGGTGGTGTTAGACGTGGCACTGATGTCTTCAAGGCACTTGCACTTGGAGCCTCAGGGATATTTGTAAGCATCATCATACTTCCATTTATCAGTTAAGCTCTTTGAAACCATTGAAAGTACTAACAACACATTATCTTTATGCCCTCTCAAATCTCAGATTGGAAGACCAGTGGTATTCTCACTTGCTGCTGAAGGAGAAGCTGGAGTCAGAAAAGTGCTTCAAATGTTACGTGATGAGTTTGAGCTAACCATGGCGTTAAGTGGGTGCAGGTCTCTCAGTGAGATCACACGTAACCACATTGTCACAGAGTGGGAAACTCCACGCCATTTGCCCAGGTTATAGAGAGGCAAAACAAATAAACAGAGAACAGCAACAACACAGACCTAAACCTAATGAGATTCTTATTGGTGACTTGTCTTCTACGTTACCATTTATCTCAAGAACTTGTTTTCTTGCTGTATTGAAATCACATAAACAATGACTGGATGGCTAGTTCTATACCTTCAGTCCATTCTTCATCCTTGTAGCGATGCTACTTGGAGATTCTATGTAATGCTATTTGGCTACTTTTTTTTTGTGTGCAAACTTGGCTACTTCTTCTTTGTAGTATTTTCTATGTAATGCTATTTGGATTTTTAGAACATTTCTATTGGTATGGTAATATTTCAATGAAATTCCCAAAAAAATATATTATTATCTCTTGTTTAGATATTTTAAAAGGAAAAGAAAACAATTATTGGCTTACAAATTATTAGGAACACACAAGCTGCTTGTGAATTAGACAACACACAATCTATCTGATCTCCTTATCCATTCTTCACCTTTAGAATCTCGTCCATATAAGTTTGTATTGCCAACAATTTTTATACGATTACAAAAGTAATAATTCAAAAGCTAATTAATCCACATCACAAAAGCATATTTAACTCTCTTTTTTTTAGAACTATTAACTTTTAGCTAATATATAAACGTTGAGATAAATATAAAATTATATAAGCTAGCTTTCTTCGCCGGTCACAACCTTCATCGAAAAATGAAGATCACAAACGTTACCGAGTATGAAGCGATTGCAAAGGAGAAGTTGCCTAAGATGGTATACGACTACTATGCCTCTGGAGCAGAGGATCAATGGACTCTTTAAGAGAACAGAAACGCTTTTGCAGGAATCCTGTGAGTTTTACCCTTTTTTTTCTTCTTTAAGACAAGACAACAGCTTCTGTTACTGGTTTTGCAAGAGATGTGGGTTTCATATTAATTACCTTGTGCTGTTTTAACAGCTTCCGGCCTCGGATTCTGATTGATGTGAGCAAGATTGATATGACAACTACAGTCTTGGGTTTCAAAATCTCGATGCCCATCATGGTTGCTCCTACTGCCATGCAAAAGATGGTACGTAGAGACTGAGAGCTAGTTCAAAGATTAAGACTTAGTTCTAACGACTGATGGAAACTAATACAGGGGAATATGCTACGGCTAGGGCTGCCTCTGCTGCGGGAACCATCATGGTATGTTAACCACATCGTTACAAAAGATTCTTATGTTTTAAACCGTGTTTGGAGTTTATTTAGGCCGGCTCTTAGATTTTGGAAGCTGTAGACATTTCTTATACGGTAGACGATTTCTTATAAAGGTTTCAATAAAAAATTTTTTTAACAAATTTGGGGACCTATTTCTGTGTATTTTCTTTGAAATTTTTGGGTACTATAGGGCAATGCTTGACTGACCTATGCCCCCAGTACCGGCCCTATCCTATTATCCATGCATACACATGTCTCTGGTTTGAGATTGTTCCATGATGTTTTCAGACACTATCGTCGTGGGCTACGTCCAGTGTTGAAGAAGTTGCGTCCACAGGTGTGGGCCTTGTGTCATTAAACCTTGAAGCCCAAGAGAGTAGTAATTGGGCCTACGTCTTGAGTTGAGTGTGATGGGCCAAGGCGAATCTTGAAGCCTTGTCCTTCTATAAGCTGAACGGATCATTGTTAAGTTGTTGTAACAACTTAACGGTCTTCGTTGGTTGAGATCAAGAAGAGGATCGAGGTGATCATCTTCTCCGGCGAGCTTGGGCGTTATAGCGACGTTCTGGTGCGAGCTCCGTGACCGTTCCCGATCGTCTACTTGTCTTGTATCACATCGATACCTGCACATGAAGGAGAGAGTAGATAAGACGATCGATTGTACTTAGCTATTGTGATTGTGTAATCCACACCGGAGGAGTTTTTCCGGTGAAGAGCTAGTACAAAGTTGAGAGCTCCGACTCTCCCCAGACGTAGCGACTAGAGGTCGTGAACTGGGAAAACAAATCGCAAGTGTCTTTACGGTTAAACGTCTAATCAAGATCGAACGAACAATCTAGTTAATCAACAATCAAATCGCAACAAGTGGTATCAGAGCAAAGGTTTGATCATTCCGCGGTTCTCAGGCGTCAAGATCAGTCAAGAAGAATCGTCTCCAGCAAGTAAGAAAGATCAGATCAAGGTTTGAAACTTATATGTTCTCTTCTGTGTGTGTTGTTGAAGGTCGGCTCAAGGTTGGTTGATGCGAGTCGTTTGAGAAGGTGTTGTAGTTTTTTTCCGATTGCTTCTGGCTTCGGTTTCTGATAAAAACTGCAAGTCAGGGAGCTATGGAGCCTACAAAAGGGAAGTTTGAAGTAGAGAAGTTCGATGGGCAAGGTGATTTTGGAATCTGGAAGCACAAAACGCTTTGTGCACTTGAAATCTTGGGTCTAGACTCCGTTCTTGAGGAA
The DNA window shown above is from Brassica oleracea var. oleracea cultivar TO1000 chromosome C3, BOL, whole genome shotgun sequence and carries:
- the LOC106328875 gene encoding uncharacterized protein LOC106328875, translating into METVKTSRFITEVTPAKLISATREPFKNMLTTISEEDFDFEELVRATAERLSSSCPGFSSWSLGHYAKTNTLSSC
- the LOC106334496 gene encoding peroxisomal (S)-2-hydroxy-acid oxidase GLO2-like isoform X1, whose protein sequence is MEITNVIEYEAIAKEKLPKMVYDYYASGAEDQWTLKENRNAFARILFRPRILIDVSKIDMTTTVLGFKISMPIMVAPTAMQKMAHPEGEYATARAASAAGTIMTLSSWATSSVEEVASTGPGIRFFQLYVYKNRKVVEQLVRRAEKAGFKAIALTVDTPRLGRRESDIKNRFTLPPNLTLKNFEGLDLGKMDEANDSGLASYVAGQIDRTLSWKDVQWLQTITSMPILVKGVLTGEDARIAIQAGAAGIIVSNHGARQLDYVPATISALEEVVKATQGRVPVFLDGGVRRGTDVFKALALGASGIFIGRPVVFSLAAEGEAGVRKVLQMLRDEFELTMALSGCRSLSEITRNHIVTEWETPRHLPRL
- the LOC106334496 gene encoding peroxisomal (S)-2-hydroxy-acid oxidase GLO2-like isoform X2 — protein: MKRSQRRSCLRWYTTTMRLVQKTNGLLKKTETLLQGSCDFRPRILIDVSKIDMTTTVLGFKISMPIMVAPTAMQKMAHPEGEYATARAASAAGTIMTLSSWATSSVEEVASTGPGIRFFQLYVYKNRKVVEQLVRRAEKAGFKAIALTVDTPRLGRRESDIKNRFTLPPNLTLKNFEGLDLGKMDEANDSGLASYVAGQIDRTLSWKDVQWLQTITSMPILVKGVLTGEDARIAIQAGAAGIIVSNHGARQLDYVPATISALEEVVKATQGRVPVFLDGGVRRGTDVFKALALGASGIFIGRPVVFSLAAEGEAGVRKVLQMLRDEFELTMALSGCRSLSEITRNHIVTEWETPRHLPRL